In Nonomuraea sp. NBC_00507, the following are encoded in one genomic region:
- a CDS encoding arginase family protein has protein sequence MRKVRAIVVDYDGGTKVPGSGGSSPAWHSVLEDLPVSLRAHVVGQITISRSLGRYIPSMVRFAIGDCLRDGLTPLLLGGDHSLSYATAWAARECVGALDVVHVDAHHDSYQVPYLSNYSFAYHAGRDFGHQWHGVGWRHESDQLRSRRLEYDVHGPSWLSFDFDYFDPDIFPEVRFPVSGPGGTPQDLDATVDRMKGPLLGVDLLEWMPVPMTKHHDLVMRTVVRALEAVLR, from the coding sequence ATGCGTAAGGTGCGTGCAATCGTCGTTGACTACGACGGTGGGACGAAGGTACCGGGCTCCGGTGGGTCAAGCCCGGCTTGGCATTCTGTACTGGAAGATCTGCCGGTATCCCTGCGTGCACACGTCGTGGGACAGATAACCATATCCCGGTCATTGGGTAGATACATTCCGTCGATGGTCAGGTTCGCAATAGGCGACTGCCTGCGGGATGGCCTCACTCCGCTCCTCCTGGGCGGGGATCACTCCCTCTCGTACGCAACCGCCTGGGCAGCTCGGGAGTGTGTGGGGGCACTCGACGTCGTCCATGTCGACGCACATCACGACAGCTATCAAGTGCCTTACCTCAGCAACTACTCCTTTGCCTACCACGCGGGCCGGGACTTCGGTCACCAGTGGCATGGAGTGGGATGGCGTCATGAGTCTGATCAACTCCGGTCCAGACGTCTGGAGTATGACGTCCATGGGCCGAGTTGGCTGTCGTTCGACTTCGACTACTTCGACCCGGACATCTTTCCTGAGGTGCGCTTCCCCGTTTCTGGCCCGGGAGGAACACCCCAAGACCTCGATGCGACGGTCGATCGCATGAAAGGTCCGCTGCTCGGCGTGGATCTGCTCGAATGGATGCCCGTGCCAATGACCAAACATCACGATCTCGTCATGCGCACAGTTGTGCGCGCTCTGGAAGCGGTGTTGCGGTGA
- a CDS encoding JmjC domain-containing protein: protein MSDALASCVDDTEYFFETVLSRAHLYRPAAFDKDAVPVSTAEIDDCVTGRPLAASSVRMAKDNQLLDEKLYLMDVGPSYVGPRDTIDPVKVSRLIDAGATLVIRPASLHLPRLRRFCKDIEMRVGQGVDADLFITPSNARGFEIHADAAESLVIQLQGSKNWTLYEPVRPWEHRSFGIDPPAELSPVAEYTLNPGDFLYVPRGMPHLARTADTLSVHVTISINAIRWSDLLTSLIQTALGAPSFAGPVPLGDKLVAAIREDLPRQVARLGQVVQQAAAAEGVLEQILRSDDSMLDAVRSNLFSELVTGTKVAVVDKVRLRPGVWPVVHRGGQDPAIQTGRSRFRVSGRAADACEVLMRSPAYVKDLAEDSQAALEAVEVLFQYGIAERCPD from the coding sequence ATGAGTGACGCGTTGGCATCGTGTGTGGATGACACCGAGTACTTCTTCGAAACGGTGCTGTCTCGTGCCCACCTCTACAGGCCGGCCGCATTCGACAAGGATGCTGTTCCGGTCTCCACCGCGGAGATCGATGACTGCGTCACCGGCCGTCCCCTGGCGGCCAGTTCCGTTCGGATGGCGAAGGACAACCAGCTGCTTGACGAGAAGCTGTACCTTATGGACGTCGGCCCGAGCTACGTAGGACCTCGGGACACGATCGATCCCGTGAAGGTCTCGCGCCTCATCGACGCGGGTGCCACTCTGGTCATCCGGCCGGCTTCGCTGCATCTGCCGAGGCTCCGACGCTTCTGCAAGGACATCGAGATGCGGGTCGGCCAGGGTGTCGATGCCGATCTCTTCATCACGCCTTCGAACGCCCGCGGCTTCGAGATCCACGCCGATGCGGCTGAGTCGTTGGTCATCCAGCTACAGGGCAGCAAGAACTGGACGCTGTACGAACCAGTGCGGCCCTGGGAACACCGCAGTTTCGGAATCGACCCGCCCGCGGAGTTGAGCCCAGTCGCGGAATACACCCTCAACCCGGGCGATTTCCTGTACGTGCCGCGCGGAATGCCGCATCTCGCGCGCACCGCCGACACCCTGTCCGTGCACGTGACCATAAGCATCAATGCGATCAGATGGTCCGACCTGCTCACCTCGTTGATTCAAACCGCGTTGGGTGCGCCCTCCTTCGCCGGACCCGTTCCCCTGGGGGACAAGTTGGTCGCCGCTATCCGGGAAGATCTGCCGCGGCAGGTGGCGCGGCTTGGCCAGGTCGTCCAGCAGGCGGCGGCTGCCGAGGGCGTCCTCGAACAGATCCTCAGGTCAGACGACAGCATGCTGGACGCGGTCCGCTCGAACCTTTTCTCGGAGCTGGTCACCGGGACGAAGGTCGCCGTGGTGGATAAGGTCCGGCTTCGACCAGGGGTATGGCCCGTAGTCCATCGCGGCGGTCAGGACCCTGCGATCCAGACGGGCCGGAGCCGCTTCCGTGTGAGTGGGAGGGCAGCCGATGCCTGCGAGGTGCTGATGAGGTCGCCTGCTTATGTCAAAGACCTGGCCGAGGACAGCCAAGCGGCGCTGGAGGCGGTGGAGGTGCTCTTCCAGTACGGGATCGCGGAGCGTTGTCCTGATTAG
- a CDS encoding SAM-dependent methyltransferase yields the protein MILFDPDGQLRVLPTNAVAIVDSVDLVIRDPRGPIVVRNGICNGSELTRKGLEALERHGYVSTLFESDIADWYLDEEGPAEDTDAAVTTVASAAATLDRPVLDCCCGFGRLSISLLSQGVEVYGVDVSERSVAAAAANVEAQGLLERFRPIIADMANFGIQRFFGGAISAANSLRYLGSMGRVSRHMRLMGQSLVEGAVFALEVDTNSMPGGATWNMPQGEMTWEVLSVDTLAGESLERVTVRDTLGNTLLSEVQHQVSISSDQLLEIASTAGFTFREAWDKRLKSLSQADLPAYEGNIWYIFDRQ from the coding sequence GTGATACTCTTCGATCCCGATGGTCAACTACGGGTACTTCCGACCAATGCGGTGGCCATCGTCGATTCGGTCGACCTGGTCATACGTGACCCGCGGGGACCCATTGTCGTCCGCAATGGCATCTGCAACGGAAGCGAGTTGACCCGCAAAGGCCTCGAAGCGCTTGAGCGGCATGGATATGTGAGCACCCTTTTCGAATCGGATATCGCGGACTGGTATCTCGATGAGGAAGGTCCGGCCGAGGACACCGACGCTGCAGTCACGACCGTGGCCTCGGCCGCCGCGACACTCGACAGACCAGTGCTCGACTGCTGCTGTGGGTTCGGCCGGCTCTCGATATCACTGTTGTCGCAGGGGGTTGAGGTCTATGGCGTGGATGTGTCCGAACGATCGGTTGCTGCGGCCGCGGCCAACGTGGAGGCACAGGGCCTGCTCGAAAGATTCCGGCCCATCATCGCCGACATGGCGAACTTTGGGATCCAGCGGTTCTTCGGTGGCGCCATCTCCGCCGCTAATTCCTTGCGATATCTCGGAAGTATGGGGCGGGTATCCCGGCATATGCGGCTGATGGGCCAGTCGCTGGTTGAGGGTGCGGTCTTCGCGCTGGAGGTCGATACCAACTCCATGCCCGGAGGCGCCACCTGGAATATGCCTCAGGGAGAAATGACATGGGAGGTGCTCTCCGTCGACACGCTGGCAGGAGAGTCACTGGAACGGGTCACCGTCCGGGATACCTTGGGAAACACGCTCCTCAGCGAGGTACAGCATCAGGTGTCGATAAGCAGTGACCAGCTCCTGGAAATCGCGTCGACTGCCGGGTTCACGTTTCGCGAGGCCTGGGACAAGCGTCTCAAGTCGCTGAGTCAGGCCGACCTCCCGGCATACGAGGGCAACATCTGGTACATCTTCGATCGTCAATAG
- a CDS encoding MFS transporter, whose protein sequence is MSQGKSSLRRLPGFPEVMAAATISTVGDGIQLVTLPLLAASLTMSPQVISALAAAGMLPALIFALPAGALVDRIDRRRLLVVVDVLRAAILAGLVLLLLSGRLVLWELFVITFVLGICGVLFGTGSVAYLPSIVPKNKLAQANGYLSTVTELGNGIIGPALGGPIFAISKSLPFAIDALSFAGSAYFLARLARSSDLAPTQTRAAPPSGSFGRQVAEGLRWLFRRRSLRSLVFVVAGWNLFGWMPEATFILYAKQELQLGDVGYALLFASTSVGAVLGGLVSSRMINRWGMQPVLYCSVGLYALLMVPVAISDSVVVVGVAFFAQGIPLVAWTVVSATIRQALVPDELLGRVASVFRLVASGLSPIGMLAGGFLADWLGLRAVYLVSAAGILLIVMMNMRGLRILAEEAEAETRQVAETEASS, encoded by the coding sequence GTGAGCCAGGGTAAGAGCAGCCTGAGGCGGCTACCCGGGTTTCCCGAGGTTATGGCCGCAGCTACCATCTCGACGGTCGGGGATGGAATTCAACTTGTCACCCTGCCGCTCCTGGCGGCGTCCCTGACGATGAGCCCGCAAGTGATTTCTGCACTCGCTGCCGCAGGTATGCTCCCGGCGTTGATCTTCGCACTCCCGGCCGGAGCGCTTGTAGACCGTATTGATCGGCGTCGGCTGTTGGTCGTTGTCGATGTCCTGCGCGCAGCGATCCTTGCGGGTTTGGTCCTCTTGCTGCTCAGCGGTCGGCTGGTGCTCTGGGAATTGTTCGTGATTACATTTGTCCTTGGCATTTGCGGGGTTCTTTTCGGTACCGGATCCGTGGCGTATCTTCCCAGCATCGTCCCTAAAAACAAGCTGGCGCAGGCGAACGGCTACCTGTCCACGGTCACAGAGCTTGGGAACGGCATCATCGGCCCGGCGCTGGGTGGGCCGATCTTCGCTATATCGAAAAGTTTACCCTTCGCCATCGATGCGCTTTCGTTCGCGGGGTCTGCATACTTTCTGGCACGTCTCGCGCGCTCGTCCGATCTTGCTCCCACGCAGACCAGAGCCGCTCCGCCGTCCGGATCCTTCGGTCGACAGGTGGCCGAGGGTCTTCGATGGCTTTTCCGACGACGTTCACTGCGGTCGTTGGTCTTCGTCGTTGCGGGGTGGAACCTGTTCGGATGGATGCCTGAGGCAACCTTCATCCTGTATGCAAAGCAGGAACTCCAGCTCGGCGATGTCGGTTATGCTTTGCTCTTCGCTTCGACATCGGTGGGTGCGGTACTCGGCGGTCTCGTGTCATCTCGGATGATCAATCGCTGGGGCATGCAGCCTGTTCTGTATTGTTCAGTCGGCCTCTACGCACTGCTCATGGTGCCTGTGGCGATCTCGGATTCCGTGGTCGTCGTCGGTGTCGCCTTCTTCGCGCAGGGCATTCCTTTGGTTGCCTGGACCGTTGTCAGTGCCACCATCAGGCAAGCTCTCGTGCCGGACGAGTTGCTGGGGCGGGTCGCTTCCGTGTTCCGCCTGGTCGCGAGTGGCTTGTCACCCATCGGCATGCTGGCCGGCGGGTTTCTCGCGGATTGGCTCGGCCTCCGCGCGGTCTACCTGGTCAGCGCTGCGGGGATTCTCCTGATCGTGATGATGAACATGCGTGGACTGCGAATTCTCGCAGAGGAGGCTGAGGCTGAGACGCGGCAGGTGGCTGAGACCGAAGCGTCGTCGTAG
- a CDS encoding multinuclear nonheme iron-dependent oxidase translates to MGVDTVGATVGIQGKAEGSFGVEGLSRLGLGVGLDMPWGGRVGFSTTGGSRGGDGVTPAVRQFLERQLSAFSYLFFSFQPRDYGPLEAARYYAAYDDICSLLPADMPRVFHHTRLNIGNPEPFDKEEAARFTNDLIARYGFSWVVEDLGIWSFRGKSLPYPLPPLLTPEGREMCIEHAIQWRQLLDAPISIEFPGFTEGGTFYLGHENAFQYFSDVVETADVLATIDIGHIISYQWIRGVRGEAALQELELLPLDRCVEFHLSGCQIVGNKFRDLHHGILLDEQLELLEHLLPLCPNLIGVTYEDPVFDGRGDFAPKTVPNYLRLVDIAERWYKDAQ, encoded by the coding sequence ATGGGCGTGGACACGGTGGGCGCCACTGTTGGCATACAGGGTAAAGCCGAGGGTTCGTTCGGGGTCGAAGGCCTGTCGCGGCTTGGTCTCGGTGTGGGCTTGGACATGCCATGGGGCGGCCGCGTAGGGTTTTCTACGACCGGCGGAAGCCGAGGTGGCGATGGTGTGACGCCTGCCGTCCGACAGTTTCTTGAGCGCCAGCTCAGTGCGTTTTCGTATCTGTTCTTCTCCTTCCAGCCTCGCGACTACGGCCCCCTTGAAGCGGCCCGCTACTACGCTGCATATGACGATATCTGCAGCCTCCTGCCTGCGGACATGCCGCGCGTGTTCCATCACACCCGACTGAACATCGGCAATCCCGAGCCGTTCGACAAGGAAGAGGCCGCCCGCTTCACGAATGACCTCATCGCCAGGTACGGTTTCAGCTGGGTCGTCGAAGACCTTGGGATCTGGTCTTTCCGCGGGAAGTCGCTTCCCTACCCCTTGCCTCCCCTGCTCACGCCGGAGGGCCGGGAGATGTGTATCGAGCATGCGATCCAATGGCGGCAGCTGCTGGACGCTCCCATCTCCATAGAGTTCCCTGGTTTCACTGAGGGCGGCACGTTCTATCTGGGGCACGAGAACGCGTTTCAATACTTTTCGGACGTCGTGGAGACGGCGGACGTCCTGGCCACGATCGATATCGGTCATATCATTAGCTATCAGTGGATCCGGGGGGTGCGGGGAGAGGCTGCTCTGCAGGAACTCGAGCTCCTTCCCTTGGACCGCTGCGTCGAGTTCCACCTGTCAGGCTGCCAGATCGTCGGAAACAAGTTCCGCGATCTGCACCACGGGATCCTCTTGGACGAGCAGCTTGAGTTGCTCGAGCACCTGCTGCCGCTCTGCCCGAATCTGATCGGGGTCACGTACGAGGATCCGGTGTTCGATGGTCGAGGTGATTTCGCCCCCAAGACGGTGCCCAACTACCTCAGGCTGGTCGATATCGCGGAAAGGTGGTACAAGGATGCCCAGTGA